Proteins encoded together in one Mauremys reevesii isolate NIE-2019 linkage group 11, ASM1616193v1, whole genome shotgun sequence window:
- the OSGEPL1 gene encoding probable tRNA N6-adenosine threonylcarbamoyltransferase, mitochondrial isoform X1: MASASGKAEAECARVSAAGPSLTEPGSAPGAVFFSRHASVQKILAISSVTRCTSNSVKHGRSVWLRSIFFNSVKYYPTKLVLGIETSCDDTAAAVVDDTGKILGEALHSQNEVHLKTGGIIPPVAQQLHRENIERIVKETLCVSGISLNELSAVATTVKPGLALSLGVGLEYSLKLVDKYKKPFIPIHHMEAHALTIRLINQVEFPFLVLLISGGHCILVVAQGVSDFLLLGQSVDIAPGDMLDKVARRLSLTKHPECCRMSGGKAIEHLAQQGNRLNYELGAPMRHHPNCNFSFSGLHSNATRIIMQKEKEEGIFQSKIYTNCTPDLWLYLQKTLLLTISLGLQEGHLLSCVTDIAAAVQHAVALHIAQRTHRAILFCIKSGILSQPNATLVVSGGVASNQYIRRALQIVTDATNFNLLCPPPRLCTDNGVMIAWNGIERMRAGLGVLHSTDGIRYEPKASLGIDISEQVGEVSIKVPSLEVSLNELSTINL; encoded by the exons ATGGCGTCGGCCTCCGGAAAAGCAGAGGCTGAGTGTGCTCGTGTGAGTGCGGCGGGGCCAAGTCTAACCGAACCGGGATCCGCCCCTGGTGCAGTG TTCTTTTCTAGGCATGCCTCTGTGCAGAAGATTTTAGCAATAAGCAGTGTAACCAGATGCACTTCAAATTCAGTTAAACACGGCCGGTCTGTGTGGTTAAGAAGCATTTTCTTTAACTCTGTCAAATACTATCCCACTAAATTAGTTCTGGGAATTGAAACCAGTTGTGATGATACAGCAGCTGCTGTGGTGGATGATACTGGCAAAATCTTAGGAGAAGCTCTACATTCTCAAAATGAAGTCCATTTAAA AACAGGTGGGATTATTCCTCCAGTGGCACAGCAGCTTCACAGGGAAAATATTGAGCGAATAGTAAAAGAAACACTCTGCGTCAGTGGAATCTCTCTCAATGAGCTCTCTGCTGTTGCAACTACTGTAAAGCCAGGACTCGCTTTAAGTCTCGGCGTGGGATTAGAATATAGTTTAAAATTGGTGGACAAGTATAAAAAACCTTTCATCCCTATCCACCACATGGAGGCACATGCACTTACAATTAGGCTGATAAACCAAGTGGAATTCCCTTTCTTAGTTCTTTTAATCTCTGGAGGCCACTGTATCCTGGTAGTAGCACAAGGAGTTTCAGATTTTCTTCTGCTTGGACAGTCAGTGGATATAGCACCAGGAGACATGCTTGACAAG GTAGCAAGAAGACTCTCTCTAACAAAGCACCCAGAGTGCTGCAGAATGAGTGGTGGGAAAGCTATAGAGCACTTGGCCCAACAGGGAAACAGGCTGAATTATGAACTCGGAGCTCCCATGCGACATCATCCTAACTGCAATTTTTCCTTTTCTGGACTTCACTCCAATGCCACTAGAATAATTatgcaaaaagaaaaggaagaaggtATTTTTCAAAGTAAGATATATACAAATTGTACACCTGACCTGTGGTTATATTTGCAAAAAACCCTTTTGCTCACAATCTCTTTAGGTTTACAGGAGGGACACCTCCTGTCCTGTGTTACAGACATTGCTGCTGCAGTACAGCATGCAGTAGCACTTCATATTGCCCAGCGAACACACCGGGCCATTCTATTCTGCATAAAAAGTGGCATCCTATCACAACCAAATGCAACTTTG GTTGTATCAGGAGGAGTTGCAAGTAATCAGTATATCCGAAGAGCTCTGCAAATTGTAACAGATGCAACTAACTTCAATTTGCTGTGTCCTCCTCCCAGACTCTGTACTGACAATGGTGTTATGATTGCCTG GAATGGTATTGAAAGGATGCGTGCAGGTTTAGGTGTGTTACATAGCACAGATGGCATACGCTATGAACCAAA
- the OSGEPL1 gene encoding probable tRNA N6-adenosine threonylcarbamoyltransferase, mitochondrial isoform X5: MASASGKAEAECARVSAAGPSLTEPGSAPGAVFFSRHASVQKILAISSVTRCTSNSVKHGRSVWLRSIFFNSVKYYPTKLVLGIETSCDDTAAAVVDDTGKILGEALHSQNEVHLKTGGIIPPVAQQLHRENIERIVKETLCVSGISLNELSAVATTVKPGLALSLGVGLEYSLKLVDKYKKPFIPIHHMEAHALTIRLINQVEFPFLVLLISGGHCILVVAQGVSDFLLLGQSVDIAPGDMLDKVARRLSLTKHPECCRMSGGKAIEHLAQQGNRLNYELGAPMRHHPNCNFSFSGLHSNATRIIMQKEKEEGLQEGHLLSCVTDIAAAVQHAVALHIAQRTHRAILFCIKSGILSQPNATLVVSGGVASNQYIRRALQIVTDATNFNLLCPPPRLCTDNGVMIAWNGIERMRAGLGVLHSTDGIRYEPKASLGIDISEQVGEVSIKVPSLEVSLNELSTINL, encoded by the exons ATGGCGTCGGCCTCCGGAAAAGCAGAGGCTGAGTGTGCTCGTGTGAGTGCGGCGGGGCCAAGTCTAACCGAACCGGGATCCGCCCCTGGTGCAGTG TTCTTTTCTAGGCATGCCTCTGTGCAGAAGATTTTAGCAATAAGCAGTGTAACCAGATGCACTTCAAATTCAGTTAAACACGGCCGGTCTGTGTGGTTAAGAAGCATTTTCTTTAACTCTGTCAAATACTATCCCACTAAATTAGTTCTGGGAATTGAAACCAGTTGTGATGATACAGCAGCTGCTGTGGTGGATGATACTGGCAAAATCTTAGGAGAAGCTCTACATTCTCAAAATGAAGTCCATTTAAA AACAGGTGGGATTATTCCTCCAGTGGCACAGCAGCTTCACAGGGAAAATATTGAGCGAATAGTAAAAGAAACACTCTGCGTCAGTGGAATCTCTCTCAATGAGCTCTCTGCTGTTGCAACTACTGTAAAGCCAGGACTCGCTTTAAGTCTCGGCGTGGGATTAGAATATAGTTTAAAATTGGTGGACAAGTATAAAAAACCTTTCATCCCTATCCACCACATGGAGGCACATGCACTTACAATTAGGCTGATAAACCAAGTGGAATTCCCTTTCTTAGTTCTTTTAATCTCTGGAGGCCACTGTATCCTGGTAGTAGCACAAGGAGTTTCAGATTTTCTTCTGCTTGGACAGTCAGTGGATATAGCACCAGGAGACATGCTTGACAAG GTAGCAAGAAGACTCTCTCTAACAAAGCACCCAGAGTGCTGCAGAATGAGTGGTGGGAAAGCTATAGAGCACTTGGCCCAACAGGGAAACAGGCTGAATTATGAACTCGGAGCTCCCATGCGACATCATCCTAACTGCAATTTTTCCTTTTCTGGACTTCACTCCAATGCCACTAGAATAATTatgcaaaaagaaaaggaagaag GTTTACAGGAGGGACACCTCCTGTCCTGTGTTACAGACATTGCTGCTGCAGTACAGCATGCAGTAGCACTTCATATTGCCCAGCGAACACACCGGGCCATTCTATTCTGCATAAAAAGTGGCATCCTATCACAACCAAATGCAACTTTG GTTGTATCAGGAGGAGTTGCAAGTAATCAGTATATCCGAAGAGCTCTGCAAATTGTAACAGATGCAACTAACTTCAATTTGCTGTGTCCTCCTCCCAGACTCTGTACTGACAATGGTGTTATGATTGCCTG GAATGGTATTGAAAGGATGCGTGCAGGTTTAGGTGTGTTACATAGCACAGATGGCATACGCTATGAACCAAA
- the OSGEPL1 gene encoding probable tRNA N6-adenosine threonylcarbamoyltransferase, mitochondrial isoform X3: MASASGKAEAECARFFSRHASVQKILAISSVTRCTSNSVKHGRSVWLRSIFFNSVKYYPTKLVLGIETSCDDTAAAVVDDTGKILGEALHSQNEVHLKTGGIIPPVAQQLHRENIERIVKETLCVSGISLNELSAVATTVKPGLALSLGVGLEYSLKLVDKYKKPFIPIHHMEAHALTIRLINQVEFPFLVLLISGGHCILVVAQGVSDFLLLGQSVDIAPGDMLDKVARRLSLTKHPECCRMSGGKAIEHLAQQGNRLNYELGAPMRHHPNCNFSFSGLHSNATRIIMQKEKEEGIFQSKIYTNCTPDLWLYLQKTLLLTISLGLQEGHLLSCVTDIAAAVQHAVALHIAQRTHRAILFCIKSGILSQPNATLVVSGGVASNQYIRRALQIVTDATNFNLLCPPPRLCTDNGVMIAWNGIERMRAGLGVLHSTDGIRYEPKASLGIDISEQVGEVSIKVPSLEVSLNELSTINL; the protein is encoded by the exons ATGGCGTCGGCCTCCGGAAAAGCAGAGGCTGAGTGTGCTCGT TTCTTTTCTAGGCATGCCTCTGTGCAGAAGATTTTAGCAATAAGCAGTGTAACCAGATGCACTTCAAATTCAGTTAAACACGGCCGGTCTGTGTGGTTAAGAAGCATTTTCTTTAACTCTGTCAAATACTATCCCACTAAATTAGTTCTGGGAATTGAAACCAGTTGTGATGATACAGCAGCTGCTGTGGTGGATGATACTGGCAAAATCTTAGGAGAAGCTCTACATTCTCAAAATGAAGTCCATTTAAA AACAGGTGGGATTATTCCTCCAGTGGCACAGCAGCTTCACAGGGAAAATATTGAGCGAATAGTAAAAGAAACACTCTGCGTCAGTGGAATCTCTCTCAATGAGCTCTCTGCTGTTGCAACTACTGTAAAGCCAGGACTCGCTTTAAGTCTCGGCGTGGGATTAGAATATAGTTTAAAATTGGTGGACAAGTATAAAAAACCTTTCATCCCTATCCACCACATGGAGGCACATGCACTTACAATTAGGCTGATAAACCAAGTGGAATTCCCTTTCTTAGTTCTTTTAATCTCTGGAGGCCACTGTATCCTGGTAGTAGCACAAGGAGTTTCAGATTTTCTTCTGCTTGGACAGTCAGTGGATATAGCACCAGGAGACATGCTTGACAAG GTAGCAAGAAGACTCTCTCTAACAAAGCACCCAGAGTGCTGCAGAATGAGTGGTGGGAAAGCTATAGAGCACTTGGCCCAACAGGGAAACAGGCTGAATTATGAACTCGGAGCTCCCATGCGACATCATCCTAACTGCAATTTTTCCTTTTCTGGACTTCACTCCAATGCCACTAGAATAATTatgcaaaaagaaaaggaagaaggtATTTTTCAAAGTAAGATATATACAAATTGTACACCTGACCTGTGGTTATATTTGCAAAAAACCCTTTTGCTCACAATCTCTTTAGGTTTACAGGAGGGACACCTCCTGTCCTGTGTTACAGACATTGCTGCTGCAGTACAGCATGCAGTAGCACTTCATATTGCCCAGCGAACACACCGGGCCATTCTATTCTGCATAAAAAGTGGCATCCTATCACAACCAAATGCAACTTTG GTTGTATCAGGAGGAGTTGCAAGTAATCAGTATATCCGAAGAGCTCTGCAAATTGTAACAGATGCAACTAACTTCAATTTGCTGTGTCCTCCTCCCAGACTCTGTACTGACAATGGTGTTATGATTGCCTG GAATGGTATTGAAAGGATGCGTGCAGGTTTAGGTGTGTTACATAGCACAGATGGCATACGCTATGAACCAAA
- the OSGEPL1 gene encoding probable tRNA N6-adenosine threonylcarbamoyltransferase, mitochondrial isoform X2 encodes MAPTAAYLQGFPSSCLDQRWRQRAVPCLSPSFFSRHASVQKILAISSVTRCTSNSVKHGRSVWLRSIFFNSVKYYPTKLVLGIETSCDDTAAAVVDDTGKILGEALHSQNEVHLKTGGIIPPVAQQLHRENIERIVKETLCVSGISLNELSAVATTVKPGLALSLGVGLEYSLKLVDKYKKPFIPIHHMEAHALTIRLINQVEFPFLVLLISGGHCILVVAQGVSDFLLLGQSVDIAPGDMLDKVARRLSLTKHPECCRMSGGKAIEHLAQQGNRLNYELGAPMRHHPNCNFSFSGLHSNATRIIMQKEKEEGIFQSKIYTNCTPDLWLYLQKTLLLTISLGLQEGHLLSCVTDIAAAVQHAVALHIAQRTHRAILFCIKSGILSQPNATLVVSGGVASNQYIRRALQIVTDATNFNLLCPPPRLCTDNGVMIAWNGIERMRAGLGVLHSTDGIRYEPKASLGIDISEQVGEVSIKVPSLEVSLNELSTINL; translated from the exons ATGGCGCCCACGGCTGCTTACCTCCAGGGCTTTCCTTCTAGTTGCCTGGACCAAAGATGGCGCCAGCGAGCGgttccctgcctctcccccagc TTCTTTTCTAGGCATGCCTCTGTGCAGAAGATTTTAGCAATAAGCAGTGTAACCAGATGCACTTCAAATTCAGTTAAACACGGCCGGTCTGTGTGGTTAAGAAGCATTTTCTTTAACTCTGTCAAATACTATCCCACTAAATTAGTTCTGGGAATTGAAACCAGTTGTGATGATACAGCAGCTGCTGTGGTGGATGATACTGGCAAAATCTTAGGAGAAGCTCTACATTCTCAAAATGAAGTCCATTTAAA AACAGGTGGGATTATTCCTCCAGTGGCACAGCAGCTTCACAGGGAAAATATTGAGCGAATAGTAAAAGAAACACTCTGCGTCAGTGGAATCTCTCTCAATGAGCTCTCTGCTGTTGCAACTACTGTAAAGCCAGGACTCGCTTTAAGTCTCGGCGTGGGATTAGAATATAGTTTAAAATTGGTGGACAAGTATAAAAAACCTTTCATCCCTATCCACCACATGGAGGCACATGCACTTACAATTAGGCTGATAAACCAAGTGGAATTCCCTTTCTTAGTTCTTTTAATCTCTGGAGGCCACTGTATCCTGGTAGTAGCACAAGGAGTTTCAGATTTTCTTCTGCTTGGACAGTCAGTGGATATAGCACCAGGAGACATGCTTGACAAG GTAGCAAGAAGACTCTCTCTAACAAAGCACCCAGAGTGCTGCAGAATGAGTGGTGGGAAAGCTATAGAGCACTTGGCCCAACAGGGAAACAGGCTGAATTATGAACTCGGAGCTCCCATGCGACATCATCCTAACTGCAATTTTTCCTTTTCTGGACTTCACTCCAATGCCACTAGAATAATTatgcaaaaagaaaaggaagaaggtATTTTTCAAAGTAAGATATATACAAATTGTACACCTGACCTGTGGTTATATTTGCAAAAAACCCTTTTGCTCACAATCTCTTTAGGTTTACAGGAGGGACACCTCCTGTCCTGTGTTACAGACATTGCTGCTGCAGTACAGCATGCAGTAGCACTTCATATTGCCCAGCGAACACACCGGGCCATTCTATTCTGCATAAAAAGTGGCATCCTATCACAACCAAATGCAACTTTG GTTGTATCAGGAGGAGTTGCAAGTAATCAGTATATCCGAAGAGCTCTGCAAATTGTAACAGATGCAACTAACTTCAATTTGCTGTGTCCTCCTCCCAGACTCTGTACTGACAATGGTGTTATGATTGCCTG GAATGGTATTGAAAGGATGCGTGCAGGTTTAGGTGTGTTACATAGCACAGATGGCATACGCTATGAACCAAA
- the OSGEPL1 gene encoding probable tRNA N6-adenosine threonylcarbamoyltransferase, mitochondrial isoform X4 — MFWVQFFSRHASVQKILAISSVTRCTSNSVKHGRSVWLRSIFFNSVKYYPTKLVLGIETSCDDTAAAVVDDTGKILGEALHSQNEVHLKTGGIIPPVAQQLHRENIERIVKETLCVSGISLNELSAVATTVKPGLALSLGVGLEYSLKLVDKYKKPFIPIHHMEAHALTIRLINQVEFPFLVLLISGGHCILVVAQGVSDFLLLGQSVDIAPGDMLDKVARRLSLTKHPECCRMSGGKAIEHLAQQGNRLNYELGAPMRHHPNCNFSFSGLHSNATRIIMQKEKEEGIFQSKIYTNCTPDLWLYLQKTLLLTISLGLQEGHLLSCVTDIAAAVQHAVALHIAQRTHRAILFCIKSGILSQPNATLVVSGGVASNQYIRRALQIVTDATNFNLLCPPPRLCTDNGVMIAWNGIERMRAGLGVLHSTDGIRYEPKASLGIDISEQVGEVSIKVPSLEVSLNELSTINL; from the exons ATGTTTTGGGTGCAG TTCTTTTCTAGGCATGCCTCTGTGCAGAAGATTTTAGCAATAAGCAGTGTAACCAGATGCACTTCAAATTCAGTTAAACACGGCCGGTCTGTGTGGTTAAGAAGCATTTTCTTTAACTCTGTCAAATACTATCCCACTAAATTAGTTCTGGGAATTGAAACCAGTTGTGATGATACAGCAGCTGCTGTGGTGGATGATACTGGCAAAATCTTAGGAGAAGCTCTACATTCTCAAAATGAAGTCCATTTAAA AACAGGTGGGATTATTCCTCCAGTGGCACAGCAGCTTCACAGGGAAAATATTGAGCGAATAGTAAAAGAAACACTCTGCGTCAGTGGAATCTCTCTCAATGAGCTCTCTGCTGTTGCAACTACTGTAAAGCCAGGACTCGCTTTAAGTCTCGGCGTGGGATTAGAATATAGTTTAAAATTGGTGGACAAGTATAAAAAACCTTTCATCCCTATCCACCACATGGAGGCACATGCACTTACAATTAGGCTGATAAACCAAGTGGAATTCCCTTTCTTAGTTCTTTTAATCTCTGGAGGCCACTGTATCCTGGTAGTAGCACAAGGAGTTTCAGATTTTCTTCTGCTTGGACAGTCAGTGGATATAGCACCAGGAGACATGCTTGACAAG GTAGCAAGAAGACTCTCTCTAACAAAGCACCCAGAGTGCTGCAGAATGAGTGGTGGGAAAGCTATAGAGCACTTGGCCCAACAGGGAAACAGGCTGAATTATGAACTCGGAGCTCCCATGCGACATCATCCTAACTGCAATTTTTCCTTTTCTGGACTTCACTCCAATGCCACTAGAATAATTatgcaaaaagaaaaggaagaaggtATTTTTCAAAGTAAGATATATACAAATTGTACACCTGACCTGTGGTTATATTTGCAAAAAACCCTTTTGCTCACAATCTCTTTAGGTTTACAGGAGGGACACCTCCTGTCCTGTGTTACAGACATTGCTGCTGCAGTACAGCATGCAGTAGCACTTCATATTGCCCAGCGAACACACCGGGCCATTCTATTCTGCATAAAAAGTGGCATCCTATCACAACCAAATGCAACTTTG GTTGTATCAGGAGGAGTTGCAAGTAATCAGTATATCCGAAGAGCTCTGCAAATTGTAACAGATGCAACTAACTTCAATTTGCTGTGTCCTCCTCCCAGACTCTGTACTGACAATGGTGTTATGATTGCCTG GAATGGTATTGAAAGGATGCGTGCAGGTTTAGGTGTGTTACATAGCACAGATGGCATACGCTATGAACCAAA